In Eupeodes corollae chromosome 3, idEupCoro1.1, whole genome shotgun sequence, a single genomic region encodes these proteins:
- the LOC129950468 gene encoding zinc finger protein with KRAB and SCAN domains 5-like, translated as MIRHLRLDCGTEKPFQCSVCKKTFKRKYHLKRHYTIHCINYDDLLEEEHLKQKIKEGSSEDDDVIIVQNKIPSYSLLETESGRSIIKQETGNDDIEIEPQGDALVALRQLADITAPDAFAKLLPTLPKVLISRGNERRRSSYANSASSIGIVPGGNNKPITLGANIVAAARDRERSVSTKHYELKKLQLRYPCVTCGKSYLRKAHLKRHMRNECIDVPPKFCCEICPSKYRRNEDLKRHMSKVHHIFLRKRDDVDNEIFPSLYYIPYS; from the exons ATGATCCGTCATCTACGTTTAGATTGTGGAACAGAAAAACCATTTCAATGttctgtttgtaaaaaaacattcaaacgaAAATATCATCTTAAACGTCATTATACAATACATTGTATTAATTATGATGATCTACTGGAGGAGGAGC atttGAAACAAAAGATCAAGGAAGGTTCTTCGGAAGATGATGATGTtataattgtacaaaataaaataccatcATATTCGCTATTGGAGACAGAAAGTGGGAGAAGTATAATAAAACAGGAAACCGGAAATGATGACATCGAAATCGAACCACAAGGTGATGCTCTAGTGGCCTTGAGACAATTGGCTGATATCACAGCCCCGGATGCATTTGCAAAATTACTACCAACGCTACcgaaagttttaatttcaagaGGAAATGAACGAAGACGAAGTAGTTATGCCAATAGTGCCAGTAGTATTGGAATTGTTCCTGGTGGAAATAATAAGCCCATAACTTTGGGAGCTAACATCGTTGCTGCTGCTAGAGATAGAGAAAGATCTGTATCAACTAAGC atTATGAGTTGAAGAAGTTGCAGCTTCGATATCCCTGTGTGACATGTGGAAAAAGTTATTTACGTAAGGCACATCTTAAGCGGCACATGCGGAACGAGTGCATTGATGTACCACCAAAATTTTGTTGCGAAATCTGTCCATCGAAATATCGACGCAATGAAGATCTCAAAAGACACATGTCAAAGGTTCATCATATATTCTTGCGAAAGCGGGATGATGTTGATAATGAAATTTTTCCGTCATTATATTACATTCCATAtagttaa
- the LOC129951150 gene encoding longitudinals lacking protein, producing MEHHRHLNNRHSMNGMETMSAAVAANQINGNKKRFSVSDVSDMLYEFYRANSAAKAPKTENTEKPFRQKSPSSADAAAGGKCGTMQSGIPDEPQTSNTSNTTASKNSNGDEMTNTNKIGTIKSSISVKKNTSSFHPRVKYSSVVNKSSAAAAAALANMENTPAAIPTSVVVPPPDIKPILPIPASVIKPPTIGAAAAPAAAAIAAALLRDGYHNFQQQLRNQDIFKQQSNLVPLAHNNQSGGSVQPISGQNKSLTFENFDRKENNFSDNENENSNSEFDEDDDDDDDDGRYSGFDDIHLIEGSKSSFSHHQNATMPCLSTDYMSDESQKLMMAAQAQALRHLEYSLSDYGGTNANEEANYQCRHCGKKYRWKSTLRRHENVECGGKEPAHQCPYCAYKSKQRGNLGVHVRKHHSNLPQLASKRRSKYSQQREVKIEKTEKAF from the coding sequence ATGGAACACCATAGACACCTCAATAACAGACACTCAATGAATGGAATGGAAACAATGTCAGCAGCAGTAGCTGCCAATCAGATCAATGGAAACAAGAAGAGATTTTCTGTGTCGGATGTCTCCGATATGTTATATGAATTCTATCGTGCGAACTCAGCTGCAAAAGCACCAAAGACAGAAAATACTGAAAAGCCATTTAGACAAAAGTCACCGTCCTCAGCTGATGCAGCGGCTGGTGGAAAATGTGGAACCATGCAATCGGGAATTCCCGATGAGCCACAAACATCAAATACATCAAATACAACGGCTTCAAAAAACTCGAATGGTGATGAAATGACAAATACCAACAAAATCGGAACTATCAAGAGTTCCATTTCCGTCAAGAAGAACACTTCGTCATTTCATCCAAGAGTCAAATACTCAAGTGTAGTTAACAAGTCGAGTGCTGCAGCCGCTGCTGCTCTAGCTAATATGGAAAATACTCCTGCAGCCATACCAACTTCTGTTGTTGTTCCGCCACCGGATATCAAGCCTATTCTTCCGATCCCAGCTTCAGTCATTAAGCCTCCGACTATTGGTGCTGCAGCTGCCCCAGCTGCTGCGGCGATAGCTGCAGCTTTGCTTCGTGATGGCTATCATAATTTTCAGCAGCAGCTAAGAAACCAAGATATCTTCAAGCAACAGTCGAATTTGGTGCCGTTGGCTCACAATAACCAATCTGGTGGAAGTGTCCAACCGATTTCTGGGCAAAACAAAAGTTTGACCTTTGAAAACTTCGACcgcaaagaaaataatttttcggaCAATGAGAACGAAAACAGCAACTCGGAGTTCGACgaagatgatgacgacgatgacgatgatggacGTTATTCTGGCTTCGATGATATCCATCTGATCGAAGGTTCTAAGTCTTCATTTAGCCATCATCAAAATGCGACTATGCCATGCTTGTCTACTGATTACATGTCAGACGAATCTCAAAAACTTATGATGGCCGCTCAGGCTCAAGCCCTGAGGCATTTAGAATACTCTTTGAGCGACTACGGCGGCACAAATGCCAACGAAGAAGCCAATTATCAATGTCGTCATTGCGGCAAGAAATACCGCTGGAAATCAACCCTGCGTCGTCATGAGAACGTCGAATGTGGTGGCAAGGAACCAGCTCACCAGTGTCCCTATTGTGCCTACAAATCCAAGCAACGTGGTAATCTAGGTGTTCATGTGCGCAAACATCATTCGAATTTGCCACAATTGGCTAGCAAACGACGATCAAAGTACTCCCAGCAGCGTGAGGTAAAAATTGAGAAAACTGAAAAGGCTTTTTAG